One region of Tachysurus vachellii isolate PV-2020 chromosome 11, HZAU_Pvac_v1, whole genome shotgun sequence genomic DNA includes:
- the LOC132853930 gene encoding dickkopf-related protein 4-like, whose amino-acid sequence MWTLAVFSLCLVSTVLCLDSNEIRSSREITTDPEPTSIPSEIFTVNVSVHNNVRRRQKSPECTNQQENGCQSSKKRRRQRKKPSLDDTVTENGQKRRRNCLRSGDCGEGWCCVQYNGGRRCQKVLQESEMCLLGARPKSKTRRFLERCPCTAGLNCLRMPGSLKGQGECRVQENEGGNPH is encoded by the exons ATGTGGACGCTCGCTGTCTTCTCTCTGTGCCTCGTCTCAACGGTTCTCTGCTTGGACTCCAACGAGATTCGCTCCTCCAGAGAGATAACCACAGACCCTGAACCG ACATCGATACCATCAGAGATCTTCACGGTAAACGTGAGCGTCCATAATAACGTGAGGCGACGACAGAAAAGCCCTGAATGCACTAATCAGCAG GAAAACGGATGCCAGAGCTCAAAGAAGAGACGTCGTCAGAGAAAGAAGCCGTCGCTGGATGATACGGTCACAGAAAATG gacagaagaggaggagaaactgTTTGCGCTCCGGTGACTGTGGAGAAGGCTGGTGTTGCGTTCAGTACAACGGTGGAAGACGGTGCCAGAAGGTTCTTCAAGAAAGCGAGATGTGCCTTTTAGGAGCGCGGCCAAAGTCTAAAACCCGCAGATTTTTGGAGCGATGCCCCTGCACGGCGGGTTTGAACTGTCTTCGGATGCCTGGTAGCCTCAAGGGACAAGGAGAGTGTCGTGTTCAAGAAAATGAAGGAGGCAACCCGCATTAG